The following proteins are co-located in the Nocardioides piscis genome:
- a CDS encoding RidA family protein, with protein MTRTSVPSGSPYEEAIGFRRGVRLGKWIAISGTAPVWPDGEVDPDPAAQARRCWEIALGALTSLGGTREDVIRTRHYVVRADDAGPVGLVHGEVFGTVLPASTMVVVAGLLDPRWKVEVELDAVVD; from the coding sequence ATGACTCGCACCTCGGTCCCCAGTGGCTCGCCCTACGAGGAGGCCATCGGCTTCCGTCGCGGTGTCCGCCTCGGCAAGTGGATCGCCATCAGCGGCACAGCTCCGGTGTGGCCGGACGGCGAGGTGGACCCCGACCCGGCAGCCCAGGCGCGCCGGTGCTGGGAGATCGCGCTGGGAGCGCTGACCTCCCTCGGCGGCACGCGCGAGGACGTCATCCGCACGCGCCACTACGTGGTCCGGGCCGACGACGCCGGACCGGTCGGACTGGTCCACGGCGAGGTGTTCGGCACCGTGCTCCCGGCGAGCACCATGGTCGTCGTGGCCGGACTGCTCGACCCGCGGTGGAAGGTCGAGGTCGAGCTCGACGCCGTCGTCGACTGA